TGCAAATGAATAAAATATTAGGCATAGACCCCGGACTCGGCCATACAGGTTGGGGAGTTATATCAAAACAGGATAATAAAATTTCATTTATTGACTGCGGGGTAATAAGTTCAAACCCTAAAGAGAATCTGGCTTTAAGACTGCTAACAATCAAAAACGGTCTACAGGAAGTTATCCAAACTTACAGTCCCGACCAGTGTGCTATTGAAGAAACCTTTGTAAATAAAAACCCCCTCTCCTCCTTAAAGCTGGGACATGCACGCGGGGCGGCTATTTTAACCTGCTCGTTAAACGGTCTTAATCCTTATGAATATGCCGCAACTTTAGTCAAAAAAACCATTGTAGGAGCCGGAAGGGCGGAAAAATCACAAATTGCCATGATGGTAAAAACATTATTACCAAGGGCTGTTATAAAAAGTGAAGATGCCGCAGACGCTCTTGCAGTTGCTATCTGTCACTGCCAGCATAGTGCAATTAATAAGTTGCTTGCAACGGTGTAATAAGCTTTTATAATCGGGCATTGAATTTACTTATATTTTCATCCCCGACTTGTTCGGGGATCTCCTGTAAATGTCACGAGATCCCCCTATAATTTTCTACGAAAATTCGGGGGATGACAGCATTGTTGAAAAGTTAAAATACTATAGAATGTGGATTCCACTATACTTACACAAACACCAAGGCATTAACATGATAAAAAAGCTTAAAGGACGAATAGACACAATAGATACCGACTCGGTTATAATTGATGTAGGCGGTGTCGGTTACGGGGTGTTTTGTTCTGCCAACACGTTGCGTAATTTGCCTGCGAAAGGGGAAGCTGCGTCTTTACATATCGAAACCCATGTACGTGAAGACCATATACATCTTTTTGGCTTTTCTACCACCGATGAACAGGAAACTTTCCGTACAATAACAAAAATAAGCGGTGTCGGCGTAAAAGTTGCCCTAGCTATATTATCAGTGTTATCGCCCGCACAGCTTGCAAATGCAATAGCTGCAAAAGACAAGTCGGCATTCAAAACAGTTTCAGGCGTAGGTCCTAAATTGGCAGAACGCATAATTACCGAACTAAAAGGCAAGTTTGAATATCCATCATCACCTACAATAATAACAGGTGAATATACAAATAACGTAATGCAGGTCAATAATAATATAAATGATGCAATTTCCGCTCTGGTTAATCTGGGCTACGGTCGTTCAGATGCATATAACGTAATCACAAAAATAGCAGCCCAAAACGACAACGCACCCATAGACATTCTGATACGTGACGGCTTAAGGGAGCTTGGAAAAAGTTAAGGTTTTAGAAATACATTTGTAGTAGATC
This DNA window, taken from Alphaproteobacteria bacterium CG11_big_fil_rev_8_21_14_0_20_39_49, encodes the following:
- a CDS encoding crossover junction endodeoxyribonuclease RuvC, whose translation is MNKILGIDPGLGHTGWGVISKQDNKISFIDCGVISSNPKENLALRLLTIKNGLQEVIQTYSPDQCAIEETFVNKNPLSSLKLGHARGAAILTCSLNGLNPYEYAATLVKKTIVGAGRAEKSQIAMMVKTLLPRAVIKSEDAADALAVAICHCQHSAINKLLATV
- a CDS encoding Holliday junction branch migration protein RuvA; the encoded protein is MIKKLKGRIDTIDTDSVIIDVGGVGYGVFCSANTLRNLPAKGEAASLHIETHVREDHIHLFGFSTTDEQETFRTITKISGVGVKVALAILSVLSPAQLANAIAAKDKSAFKTVSGVGPKLAERIITELKGKFEYPSSPTIITGEYTNNVMQVNNNINDAISALVNLGYGRSDAYNVITKIAAQNDNAPIDILIRDGLRELGKS